A portion of the Phocoena sinus isolate mPhoSin1 chromosome 9, mPhoSin1.pri, whole genome shotgun sequence genome contains these proteins:
- the TFPI2 gene encoding tissue factor pathway inhibitor 2: MNQSPLQAPQRHAPPCPGSEGRSPYIKQQHPPRYSDCLEVGRCAPSSRWHILGTPHPTGGLNPDTMYSVHPLRLVVLPLLLVGTALGDAPQAPPGNNAEICLLPPDEGPCRARIPSYYYDRYTQSCREFMYGGCEGNANNFETWEACDEACWRIQKVPKICRLEVSKRQCGELREVYFFNLSSMACEKFISGGCHSSENRFPDEATCMGFCAPKKGPSFCYSPKDEGLCSANATRYYFNPRHKACEAFTYTGCGGNNNNFVNVKDCKRICVKALKRGKNKKMPKLLFASRRLKIKKKQF, translated from the exons ATGAATCAGTCTCCCCTCCAGGCTCCGCAAAGGCACGCTCCGCCCTGTCCCGGGTCAGAAGGACGCTCACCCTACATAAAGCAGCAGCACCCACCACGCTACTCAGACTGCCTCGAGGTTGGACGCTGTGCACCTTCCTCCCGCTGGCACATTCTGGGGACGCCTCACCCCACGGGCGGCTTGAATCCAGACACCATGTACTCTGTTCACCCCCTCCGGCTGGTGGTTCTGCCGCTGCTCCTGGTGGGAACTGCGCTGGGAGATGCTCCTCAAGCGCCGCCAG GAAATAACGCGGAGATCTGCCTCCTGCCCCCGGACGAAGGGCCCTGCCGGGCCCGGATCCCCAGTTACTACTATGACAGGTATACGCAGAGCTGCCGCGAGTTCATGTATGGGGGCTGCGAGGGCAATGCCAACAATTTCGAAACTTGGGAGGCCTGCGATGAAGCTTGCTGGAGGATACAGA AAGTTCCCAAGATTTGCCGGTTGGAAGTCAGTAAGAGGCAGTGTGGGGAGCTCAGAGAAGTGTATTTCTTCAATCTAAGTTCCATGGCATGTGAAAAATTCATATCTGGCGGGTGTCACAGCAGTGAGAACCGGTTCCCGGATGAAGCTACTTGTATGGGCTTCTGTGCACCAAAGAAAG gtCCATCATTTTGCTATAGTCCAAAAGATGAGGGACTATGCTCTGCTAATGCAACTCGCTATTATTTTAATCCAAGACACAAAGCCTGTGAGGCCTTCACCTATACTGGCTGTGGAGGGAATAACAATAACTTTGTTAACGTGAAGGACTGCAAACGCATTTGTGTAAAAG CCTTGAAAAGGGGAAAGAACAAGAAGATGCCAAAGCTTCTCTTTGCAAGTAGAAGACTGAAAATTAAGAAGAAGCAATTTTAA